CGTTGATTATAAAAGGATATTTCGAGCGCTGAAATGTCGTCATGGCCGGGCTTGTTCCGGCCATGACGTCGTCCTGCAAAGCTGCGAAACAAATCCGCCGGAGGGTGCCCTCCGGCGGATCATCTTACCTCGCAGTCGCGAGCCGGCTTACGCCTTCATGCCCGCCTTCACGGCCTCGGCCGTGATCGGCAGTGCCCGCACGCGGGCGCCGGTGGCGTTGAAGATGGCGTTGCCGATGGCGGGGGCGACCACCGTCACTGCGGGCTCGCCGACGCCGGTGGCCTTCTCGCCATTGGCGATCACGGCGACCGCGACCTCCGGCGTCTGGCTCATGCGCAGAGGCGTGTAGCTGTCGAAGTTGGTCTGCTCGATGCCACCGTCCTTCAGCGTCGCCTTCTCGTACATCGCCAGCGACAGACCCCACAACGCCGCACCCTCGACCTGGGCACGGATGTTGTCGGGATGCACCTGGGTGCCGACATCGGTCGCGACCGTGAGCTTCTTCACGGTCACCTCGCCCGAGGGCGCGACGGCGACATGGGCGACACACGCCGTCCAGCTCGCGGTGGCGCGCTCCTGCGACGACACGCAGGCCACGCCCATGCCCTCACCTTTCGGCAGCTTCTTGGTGCCGTAGCCGGAGAGCCCCATCGCAGCGAGCAGGGTATTGCGCAGCCGCTGCGCGCCGCCATCGTTCTTACCCTTGCCGTCGAGCAGCGCGATGCGGAACTGCGCCGGATCCTGGTTGGTCGCAGCCGCGATCTCGTCGATCATGCTTTCGACCGCCCAGAACGTCCAGCCGGGCGCCACCGAGCGGAGCTGACCCGACGGCGTGGCGTTGTGCGCGAGCTCGTTCTTGATCGCGCGCACATAATGGTTGGGCACGGTGTAGAAGAAGTCCGCACCGTTCACCGTGAAGGAGTCGAGAGGGCCCTTCTTGTCGACCGAGGGCGTCAGGAAATCAGGGATTCCCCAGCGCGCGGTCGGCCAGGCCGAGACCACGTCGTGACTGATCGCGACGAGCTTGCCGTCGCCGTCCACGCCGGCCTTCACCTTCTGGTAGGTGAGCGGGCGCGAGAAATCCATCGTCATGTCGTTCTCGCGCGTATAGATCACCTTGACCGGCTTGCCGACCGCCTTGGCCGCCTGCACCGCCGGCACCATCATGTCGGCGTCCAGCCTGCGGCCGAAGCCGCCGCCGAGCCACATCTGGTGCATGACGACGAATTTCGGATCGATCCCGGCGGCACCTGCGGCGATCGCGCCGGAGCGCGTCGCGAACTGGTTGCCGGAATAGATGTGCAGGATGTCGCCCTTGAACTCCGCGGTGGCGTTCATCGGCTCCATCGGCGCATGGATGTTGATGTTGGTGGTGTATTCCGCCTCCAGCACCTTGGCCGCCGAGCCGAACGCGGCGGCGGGATCGCCGTCCTTGACGAAGAACTGACCGGAATCGTCGAGCTGCTGAAGCCG
The DNA window shown above is from Bradyrhizobium sp. CB1650 and carries:
- a CDS encoding molybdopterin cofactor-binding domain-containing protein → MNQHVKNITPETADLSRRSFLVGTAATGLVLGYAGVPGIDQALAAAPANFEPSVWYAIAPDGLVTVTCGKADMGQHIASTMAQIVCEELGAKWSDMRVALASNDPKFNDPVLGAQITGGSWSTMMNFEAMSRAGAAGRIALTEGAAAAMGVPASELVVRDSVISHPKSKKQMSFADVVRSGKATKTFTPDELKAVTLKTPDQYTMIGVSVPQLDIPSKTNGTAKYGIDVMLPGMVHGAVVTPPVRFGATVKSVDDSAAKKVPGFIKSVTLDDKTGTTSGWVVAVANTYANAKKAAAALKVAYDGGPNAKLSSQSLLDEAKRLQQLDDSGQFFVKDGDPAAAFGSAAKVLEAEYTTNINIHAPMEPMNATAEFKGDILHIYSGNQFATRSGAIAAGAAGIDPKFVVMHQMWLGGGFGRRLDADMMVPAVQAAKAVGKPVKVIYTRENDMTMDFSRPLTYQKVKAGVDGDGKLVAISHDVVSAWPTARWGIPDFLTPSVDKKGPLDSFTVNGADFFYTVPNHYVRAIKNELAHNATPSGQLRSVAPGWTFWAVESMIDEIAAATNQDPAQFRIALLDGKGKNDGGAQRLRNTLLAAMGLSGYGTKKLPKGEGMGVACVSSQERATASWTACVAHVAVAPSGEVTVKKLTVATDVGTQVHPDNIRAQVEGAALWGLSLAMYEKATLKDGGIEQTNFDSYTPLRMSQTPEVAVAVIANGEKATGVGEPAVTVVAPAIGNAIFNATGARVRALPITAEAVKAGMKA